Proteins co-encoded in one Corylus avellana chromosome ca9, CavTom2PMs-1.0 genomic window:
- the LOC132191759 gene encoding protein LEAD-SENSITIVE 1, whose protein sequence is MGLLSNRVDRGSLKPGDHIYSWRSAYIYAHHGIYVGDDKVIHFTRRGQEVGTGTVLDVLLISSGPTRPQLPCPTCTPPEDGNGVFSSCLNCFLAGGVLYRFEYAVSPALFLAKARGGTCTLAASDPDDVVVHRAKYLVDNGFGCYNVFKNNCEDFAIYCKTGLLVVDQGRVGQSGQAVSIIGGPLAAVLSTPLRLVTTNVYGMAATAATVYCASRYYGDIGFRRDVVKVSVEDLTRRLAIGSLQVVEPQITPARGSPPQLLT, encoded by the exons ATGGGGCTGCTATCcaacag AGTGGATAGGGGGAGCCTGAAACCAGGGGATCACATATACTCGTGGAGATCTGCTTATATTTATGCTCatcacg GTATCTATGTTGGGGATGACAAAGTCATTCATTTTACTAGACGTGGCCAAGAAGTAGGAACTGGGACTGTGCTGGATGTCCTGTTGATTAGCTCAGGACCAACCCGACCTCAACTGCCCTGCCCCACTTGCACTCCACCAGAAGACGGGAACGGTGTCTTCTCCTCATGCCTGAACTGCTTCCTTGCCGGTGGTGTTTTGTACCGTTTCGAGTATGCCGTCAGCCCCGCTCTCTTTCTTGCAAAAGCACGTGGTGGGACGTGCACTCTTGCAGCCTCCGACCCAGACGATGTTGTGGTTCATCGAGCAAAGTACCTGGTTGACAACGGCTTTGGTTGCTACAATGTATTCAAGAACAACTGTGAGGACTTTGCCATCTACTGCAAAACCGGGCTTCTTGTGGTGGATCAAGGAAGAGTTGGGCAGAGTGGGCAAGCAGTTTCTATTATAGGGGGGCCTCTGGCAGCCGTTTTATCAACACCACTGCGGCTTGTTACTACCAATGTTTATGGAATGGCTGCTACAGCTGCTACAGTATACTGTGCTAGTAGGTATTACGGTGACATTGGGTTTAGGAGGGATGTAGTGAAGGTCTCAGTAGAGGATCTGACAAGGAGGCTGGCGATAGGCTCACTACAGGTGGTTGAGCCTCAAATTACTCCTGCCCGTGGGTCTCCTCCCCAGCTTCTCActtaa